One window from the genome of Salvia splendens isolate huo1 chromosome 9, SspV2, whole genome shotgun sequence encodes:
- the LOC121747401 gene encoding uncharacterized protein LOC121747401, translating into MEGVSATVYRGIRGYWRRKGYQRIAGAGHKRRTRVVELGDSGAAPRRRSSRIKLTPRLKLKLRFSPKKLLIGLRDAYVGMMMKIANTRMIGSGFSGGFPGDGVTGFGARPIKEYDERMIVEIYKSIVMAQGQLVPRDAAWIGSKITSRQ; encoded by the coding sequence ATGGAAGGCGTTTCCGCCACCGTCTACCGAGGAATCAGAGGCTACTGGCGCCGCAAGGGCTACCAGCGCATCGCCGGCGCCGGCCACAAGCGGAGGACGCGAGTCGTCGAGCTAGGCGATTCCGGCGCGGCGCCGCGGCGGAGGTCGTCGCGCATCAAGCTGACGCCGCGGCTGAAGCTGAAGCTCCGATTCTCGCCGAAGAAGCTGCTGATAGGGCTGCGGGACGCGTACGTCGGCATGATGATGAAGATCGCGAACACGAGGATGATCGGGAGCGGATTCAGCGGCGGATTTCCCGGCGACGGCGTGACCGGATTCGGTGCGCGGCCGATCAAGGAGTACGACGAGAGGATGATTGTTGAGATCTACAAATCGATTGTGATGGCGCAGGGGCAATTGGTGCCTCGCGACGCAGCTTGGATTGGCTCTAAAATCACCTCTCGACAGTaa